The following proteins come from a genomic window of Miscanthus floridulus cultivar M001 chromosome 2, ASM1932011v1, whole genome shotgun sequence:
- the LOC136540117 gene encoding serine/threonine-protein kinase STY46-like, producing the protein MAATLECWSGRPSTDEEMVEQVLMKPHGRSDDSLPTCADTAYAGEPTSAPAPPKKWQRLGRNFAGAIAAFKNTLSLDGGGLPHDPSPRAEKPPPLLLRGLAQLYSRGAANQQLPEKLVADLRRHFDALPNSYAQAGFDMKDVLLHARLVEQATGEDQPAVNIEEVHGRGSGDEGTVFQLTFACTAPLSWQSMSGSLDSPSFCCKEIQIFEKRGLTLGVVMILVQTWNEALFKNRVESALKAVVKKQRKNSGGMKLPFGLCGCQEEGSRNFDDESMFDPDDGQVLDNEPTRRPQLPTPLPQSSVFVSVDEWQTIRSGGEELGRWMLRSEEIEFIDWVGANSFQGVYRGKKVWVNKLRGCDMGSAYDVEIRQDLLQLMSCGQRNILQFHGICFNENHGLCIATRMMEGGSVHDILIQRNKRLSLRDTVRIALDVADALAFLNSYGIAYRDLNARKILLDRQGNACLGDMGIVTPCSNVGEVTEYETSGYRWLAPEIIAGDPETVSETWMSNVYSYGMVLWEMITGEEAYSTYSPVQAAVGIAACGLRPEIPRDCPPFLRSLMNRCWDNFPLKRPQFSEIISVLQKQNTR; encoded by the exons ATGGCGGCGACGCTGGAGTGCTGGTCGGGGCGGCCGAGCACCGACGAGGAGATGGTGGAGCAGGTTCTCATGAAGCCCCACGGGCGTTCAGATGACTCCCTCCCGACCTGCGCAGACACTGCCTACGCCGGCGAGCCGACGTCGGCGCCCGCGCCCCCCAAGAAGTGGCAGCGGCTGGGCCGCAACTTTGCCGGCGCCATCGCCGCGTTCAAGAACACGCTGAGCCTGGATGGCGGCGGCCTCCCCCACGACCCCTCACCGCGAGCCGAGAAGCCGCCACCGCTCCTCCTCCGTGGCCTCGCGCAGCTCTACTCCCGCGGCGCCGCCAATCAGCAGCTGCCGGAGAAGCTCGTCGCTGACCTCCGCCGCCACTTCGATGCTCTCCCCAACAG CTACGCACAGGCAGGATTTGACATGAAAGATGTCCTCTTGCATGCCCGCCTTGTAGAGCAGGCGACCGGTGAGGATCAGCCTGCAGTGAACATTGAGGAGGTTCATGGCAGAGGAAGTGGTGATGAAGGCACTGTTTTCCAGCTAACATTTGCTTGCACAGCCCCGCTCTCATGGCAATCAATGTCAGGGTCACTAGACAGCCCTTCGTTCTGTTGCAAGGAGATCCAGATCTTTGAGAAGAGAGGGTTGACACTTGGTGTTGTCATGATACTTGTGCAAACTTGGAATGAGGCGCTCTTCAAGAACCGGGTTGAGTCTGCACTGAAAGCGGTAGTAAAGAAGCAAAGAAAGAACAGTGGTGGCATGAAGCTACCATTTGGGCTCTGCggttgtcaagaagaaggatcgagAAACTTTGATGATGAGTCAATGTTTGATCCAGATGATGGTCAGGTACTTGACAATGAGCCGACACGCAGACCACAGCTTCCCACTCCCCTACCACAGTCATCAGTCTTCGTCTCAGTAGATGAATGGCAAACCATTCGCTCTGGTGGTGAGGAGCTCGGTCGCTGGATGCTGCGTTCTGAGGAGATTGAGTTCATTGATTGGGTTGGTGCGAATTCATTCCAGGGTGTCTATAGAGGAAAGAAGGTTTGGGTCAACAAATTGAGGGGCTGTGACATGGGAAGTGCTTACGACGTCGAGATCCGTCAGGACTTGCTGCAGTTGATGAGCTGTGGCCAGAGGAACATCCTCCAATTCCATGGCATTTGTTTCAATGAAAATCATGGCCTATGCATAGCAACGAGGATGATGGAAGGGGGATCAGTTCATGATATTCTTATACAGAGAAACAAGAGGCTGTCCCTCCGAGACACGGTTAGGATCGCTCTTGATGTCGCTGACGCTCTGGCTTTCTTGAACAGCTATGGCATTGCATACCGTGATCTCAATGCTCGGAAGATCCTTCTGGATAGGCAAGGGAATGCTTGCCTTGGGGATATGGGCATTGTTACACCTTGTAGTAATGTTGGTGAGGTCACTGAGTATGAGACATCTGGGTACCGATGGCTGGCTCCAGAG ATCATTGCTGGAGATCCTGAAACCGTCTCCGAGACCTGGATGAGCAACGTCTACAGCTACGGAATGGTGCTCTGGGAGATGATCACCGGAGAGGAGGCCTACTCCACCTACTCGCCAGTGCAAGCAGCTGTCGGAATCGCGGCCTGCGGGCTGAGGCCGGAGATCCCCAGAGATTGTCCTCCTTTCCTGAGGTCGCTGATGAACAGGTGCTGGGACAATTTCCCTCTGAAGCGCCCTCAGTTCTCTGAGATCATATCCGTCCTACAAAAGCAGAATACTAGatag
- the LOC136540118 gene encoding NADH dehydrogenase [ubiquinone] 1 alpha subcomplex subunit 8-B-like, which yields MSASSTPVDASGEPIPTSSVLMAASKHIAVRCRPENVAFLNCKKKDPNPEKCLEKGRQVTRCVLSLLKELHQRCPKEMDEYAGCMYYYTNEFDFCRKEQQAFEEACPISE from the exons ATGTCGGCGAGCAGCACGCCCGTAGACGCCTCGGGGGAGCCGATCCCGACGTCGTCGGTGCTGATGGCGGCGTCGAAGCACATCGCGGTCCGGTGCCGCCCGGAGAACGTCGCGTTCCTCAACTGCAAGAAGAAGGACCCTAACCCCGAGAAGTGCCTCGAGAAGGGCCGTCAGGTCACACGCTGCGTCCTTAGCCT GTTGAAAGAACTTCACCAAAGGTGTCCTAAGGAAATGGATGAGTATGCTGGTTGCATGTATTACTACACCAACGAATTCGACTTCTGCCGTAAGGAGCAGCAAGCTTTTGAGGAAGCCTGCCCCATTTCCGAGTAG